TGTTATGTTTATAAAAGAAAATAACAAGATAATTGAAAATATGAAATATACTAAAAAGTTATTTAAAGATTTTTTGTATGTAGCATTGGGTAGTGAAGATGAAATTAAAAATATAGAAACAAACTTCATGAGGCACTTTCTTAGAACTTATCTTTTTGAAAAACTTGATTTTAATATTATTAATGAGATAGCTGGACATAGTAACATCATAAATTCTAATGAATATGAATCAGTGTTAAGTTTGGAGCAATTTAAAGATGCTATTTTTGAATACCAAGAAAAAATGTTAATGGAATGTGCAATTGTCTACAATTTCGATTTCTGAGATAATTAAAATCTCATTTAATGTTTATTCTAAAATTATAGAAAATACAGGGAAACAGTTTGTAAATGCTAATACTGATAAAAAACATATTCCCGGGGCTTTAGAATTTATTCAAAAGAATGTTCTTAACAAATTTATAAACCTTTTGAAAAGTAAATATGATACACACCTTTGCGTCATTAGCAATCAGAAATGGCGAGGACATAAATTGGGTCTCAAGAACTCTTGGTCACGCAAATATCAAAACAACTCTTACTGTTTATAATAGGTTCATGCCTAACAAAGATAAAGATGGTAAACAGATTAATAGCTTTTTTCAGAAAATAGTAGAGGACTAATATGCCATTAAATACTTTACCATGTACAAATCCCTTTGTTCAGAACGAGGAATTTATTATATTAGAAAAAGAGATTATAAAATCTAATAATGGTAATGATTTTTTAAAACTAAAATTAAGTAACAGCCTTGAAATTAAAAACGGGTACTGTTTCAGTGATATAGATATATACTACTCAGTTGTTAAGAAAGGTGATAAAGTTGCCATATGGGGTAAGTACAATAAAAAGAATTCTAAATATTTTTTGAATATTAATAAATTAAAAGTCGTAGGGGAAAGTAGAAACGATACTTGGTCAAGATTTGAAACAATTATAAAAGAAATCAAAAATGAATATTGTAGAGAGATTATAGATAAATTTTTAATAGATGAAATCTTTGTTAAAAAATTCAAGTCTGCACCAGCAAGCCTGTATAACCATCATTG
The Deferrivibrio essentukiensis DNA segment above includes these coding regions:
- a CDS encoding HD domain-containing protein codes for the protein MPLNTLPCTNPFVQNEEFIILEKEIIKSNNGNDFLKLKLSNSLEIKNGYCFSDIDIYYSVVKKGDKVAIWGKYNKKNSKYFLNINKLKVVGESRNDTWSRFETIIKEIKNEYCREIIDKFLIDEIFVKKFKSAPASLYNHHCYRGGLLLHTTNSMEMGINLIKGSEYEGKINKDILITGLFLHDIGKIYMYKDNSITDYGKYIGHITLGFLMFTKKIENMKIPFKLKAMLANIILSHHYTKSNSSETRPETIEARLVNKIESINAELDFIP